GAAAATAACCACGCTTAGCTCCATCATAAGCAATCGCCCTGCGAGTTCTCGCCCAGGTTTTGCCAGCGCTGTTACCATGTATTCATTACCTCGAAATACAATTTTAACTTGATGTTAAAATTTCGAATTTTATATTTATCGTCACGCATTATGCGCAAACTTGCACTAAAAACACAAGCAACTAAGTGCCTATATGCGTGTTATTTAGACAACTCAAATTATCACACGATGTGCTCTAACTTAGCGATAAGCTGTTCTAATTTGTGAGGTTCATCAACACTAATTGTCAATTTAGCGGACCCGTTCTTGTTTCTGGTCAATGAAACTGAATTTCCAAGGCTTTTTGACAGCTTTTCAGACCAAATTTCAGCTTGCTGATCGTTGTTTTTTTGTTCGATTTTTGCGGTAGGAGTCAGTGCTTTTTTTACTAATTGTTCGGTTTGACGAACGGTTAAGCCACGTTTGGCGACTTCATTTGCGACCTCAACTTGCTGTTCATCTTGCAAACTAAGTAGAGCTCGGGCATGACCCATCTCTAATTTTTGTTGCTCGACAAGTTTTTTAACTTCACTTTGAAGCAGATTAAGACGCAATAAATTACTGACTGCAGTGCGGGATTTACCGATAACATCGGCAATCTGTTGGTGGGTAAGTTCAAATTCAGCCTGCAAGCGCTCAAGGGCTTGAGCTTCTTCTACAGCGTTCAGGTTCTCTCGCTGAATATTTTCAATAAGCGCCATAGCAATAGCGGCTTTATCCTGAACTTTTTTAACAACACAAGGAACCTTCTTAAGGCCCGCTTGTGTCGCTGCACGCCAGCGACGCTCGCCCGCTATGATTTCATAGCTACTAGACGATAGTTGGCGTACAACAATAGGTTGTATGATGCCTTGCGATTCAATTGAGGCACTAAGTTCGCTAAGGGCATCCGCATCCATCTCCTTACGCGGTTGATAGATACCTGGCTGTAAGCAATCAATAGCAATATCTTTTAGCTCACCATTCTCTGATTTAGGAGCTGAGGTAACCTGAGAAGGCGTCTGTTTATCTCTTGCCATCGCACTAGTTGAAAGTAGTGCATCAAGTCCTTTACCTAAACCACGCTTTGACATTGATATTTTCCTTACAGATTTATAATTAAGCGGTTATTTCTTCACGACGAAGCATCTCTCCAGCCAGAGCTAAGTATGCCTTAGCGCCAGTAGAGTTTTTGT
Above is a genomic segment from Vibrio gallicus containing:
- a CDS encoding ParB/RepB/Spo0J family partition protein, coding for MSKRGLGKGLDALLSTSAMARDKQTPSQVTSAPKSENGELKDIAIDCLQPGIYQPRKEMDADALSELSASIESQGIIQPIVVRQLSSSSYEIIAGERRWRAATQAGLKKVPCVVKKVQDKAAIAMALIENIQRENLNAVEEAQALERLQAEFELTHQQIADVIGKSRTAVSNLLRLNLLQSEVKKLVEQQKLEMGHARALLSLQDEQQVEVANEVAKRGLTVRQTEQLVKKALTPTAKIEQKNNDQQAEIWSEKLSKSLGNSVSLTRNKNGSAKLTISVDEPHKLEQLIAKLEHIV